One genomic region from Torulaspora delbrueckii CBS 1146 chromosome 4, complete genome encodes:
- the TDEL0D05120 gene encoding uncharacterized protein produces MVSSPFILQMLTLLMVVVTAHSEKRAAILARRMVNLQSSLHFNSLRSDDIPISMAEYYVASDTCSDVEGLSNNGDPILLLSKMSTSYKNWHNNGTISVTIEKPKMGHFDGIMGKPRGIFFGKLRELHLSHENAKRLAGHFLIRHPDARHWLPDDHESHVHDTRWFEFEVQSVYFVGGFGDRSFIGNISGNVYHQDLRDDESYPCHEVNLQDALPKEVEGGSRSLSQQSSFDGFFQLIKTLIMNY; encoded by the coding sequence ATGGTCAGCAGTCCCTTTATTTTGCAGATGCTCACGCTGCTGATGGTAGTCGTTACTGCTCACAGTGAGAAACGGGCTGCAATTTTGGCCAGGAGGATGGTTAATTTACAATCGAGCTTACATTTCAATTCATTAAGATCTGACGATATTCCAATCTCAATGGCCGAGTATTACGTGGCTTCAGATACCTGTAGTGACGTGGAAGGTTTATCTAACAATGGTGATCCCATCTTACTATTGAGCAAAATGAGTACCTCCTATAAGAACTGGCATAATAACGGAACTATCTCTGTGACTATAGAGAAGCCAAAAATGGGCCATTTCGATGGTATTATGGGTAAGCCTAGGGGTATTTTCTTTGGCAAATTGAGAGAGTTGCATCTATCTCATGAAAATGCCAAACGTTTGGCCGGTCACTTCCTAATAAGACATCCTGATGCCCGTCACTGGCTGCCAGATGACCATGAATCGCACGTTCACGATACCAGGTGGTTCGAATTCGAGGTACAGTCCGTTTATTTCGTTGGTGGCTTTGGTGACAGGTCATTCATCGGCAATATCTCTGGGAATGTTTACCATCAGGACTTGAGAGATGACGAGTCGTATCCATGTCATGAGGTAAACTTGCAAGATGCTTTACCCAAAGAGGTTGAGGGTGGATCTCGCTCATTGTCCCAACAATCTTCGTTTGACGGattcttccaattgattAAGACACTTATTATGAACTATTAG
- the MPD2 gene encoding protein disulfide isomerase MPD2 (similar to Saccharomyces cerevisiae MPD2 (YOL088C); ancestral locus Anc_3.111), whose product MLMLFLQSILILAQLGLAKQEKKHVELVMSLDQYYDTANNNDSYTMVEYTTSWCHHCKKLAPNFVELMQSYEEDATEPKVNFLEVNCEIFGSTICSGFPGFPMIHLIQPRNKPLALPSTKSSEPLWRKVVNYLTSKYKDPRWQLDSERVIEYNGSRDAKAMRAFIEAVRGKDKRLNLVDKVSDSDYDCSSEKQQNLQKLCEDGKKYLESTLSGFTSTQLAKERLKLENILQNNDEAKDSEGYNTIRFKLELLNRLLINQDIHDEL is encoded by the coding sequence atgctAATGTTATTTCTTCAGtcaattttgattttggcCCAACTGGGCCTAGCAaagcaagagaagaagcatGTTGAATTGGTGATGTCGCTTGATCAGTACTACGACACAGCGAATAATAATGATTCATACACGATGGTTGAGTACACTACCAGTTGGTGTCATCATTGTAAGAAGCTTGCCCCTAATTTTGTGGAATTGATGCAGTCTTATGAGGAAGATGCAACTGAACCGAAGGTGAACTTTCTCGAAGTCAATTGTGAAATATTTGGCTCTACTATATGTAGTGGGTTCCCTGGGTTTCCAATGATCCATCTGATTCAACCCCGTAACAAGCCACTAGCATTGCCTTCCACAAAGTCATCCGAGCCACTATGGCGGAAAGTTGTGAACTATCTAACAAGCAAATACAAGGATCCAAGGTGGCAATTGGATTCAGAGAGAGTCATTGAGTATAATGGAAGCAGGGATGCAAAAGCTATGAGGGCTTTTATTGAAGCTGTAAGAGGTAAGGATAAACGTTTGAATCTAGTAGACAAGGTCTCGGATTCGGATTACGATTGCAGTTCTGAAAAACAGcagaatttgcaaaaacTCTGCGAGGATGGCAAGAAATATCTGGAGAGCACTCTGTCAGGTTTCACTAGTACACAACTGGCAAAGGAACGTTTGAAATTAgaaaatattcttcaaaataacGACGAAGCCAAAGATAGTGAAGGGTACAACACCATTAGGTTCAAATTAGAACTCTTAAATCGTCTGCTGATAAACCAAGATATACACGACGAGCTGTAA
- the APD1 gene encoding Apd1p (similar to Saccharomyces cerevisiae APD1 (YBR151W); ancestral locus Anc_3.110) — protein sequence MGLLGLFKGKKDSVNAEATKDIGEVVEICDESSCGGECNGDEDAELEKGERAFGKLKIDHETPLYGSSRAPRIHFVVPTSQTDWEHDACLEDKKTVQYGIYKWCENHSDEGKSLTCAVSSLAKDIMDIEVMRGTKNNVLVLPHFIWINDLKSDKVDETLSDLVPKLLDKKQDRSKLLNEYSNLSDAGEKAFVLLCSHATRDKRCGIVAPYLKKSFDLRLQKSNLYRDISDRTAGGVNVVFVNHVGGHKFAANVQVFLRDPNVLIWLGRVTPNNVPYIVNGMIIPHQPKLPWPEKVRCIQKYQSW from the coding sequence ATGGGATTGCTGGGACTGTTCAAAGGTAAGAAGGATTCTGTGAATGCTGAAGCTACAAAAGACATTGGTGAAGTGGTAGAGATCTGCGATGAGTCCTCATGTGGTGGAGAGTGCAACGGGGATGAAGATGCTGAGTTGGAAAAGGGCGAAAGGGCATTTGGAAAATTAAAGATTGACCATGAGACTCCGTTGTATGGATCATCGAGGGCTCCGAGGATTCATTTCGTTGTGCCTACTTCGCAGACTGATTGGGAGCATGATGCATGCTTGGAAGACAAGAAGACTGTGCAATATGGGATATATAAGTGGTGCGAGAACCATAGTGATGAAGGAAAGTCGTTAACATGTGCTGTATCATCGCTGGCGAAGGATATCATGGACATTGAAGTGATGCGTGGTACTAAGAACAACGTCTTGGTATTGCCACACTTTATTTGGATTAACGATTTAAAAAGCGAcaaagttgatgaaactttgagTGATCTGGTTCCCAAACTGTTGGACAAGAAGCAAGATAGAAGCAAATTGTTGAATGAATACTCGAATTTGTCGGATGCTGGTGAAAAAGCGTTTGTTCTCCTCTGTTCGCATGCTACAAGGGACAAGAGATGCGGTATAGTGGCAccttatttgaagaaatcattcGATCTACGTTTGCAAAAATCGAACCTCTATCGAGATATATCTGACCGCACAGCCGGTGGTGTTAACGTGGTCTTTGTGAATCATGTCGGTGGTCATAAATTCGCTGCCAACGTTCAAGTTTTCCTTAGAGATCCAAATGTTCTCATCTGGTTGGGTCGCGTCACACCCAACAACGTTCCATATATAGTCAATGGGATGATTATACCTCACCAACCTAAGTTGCCATGGCCTGAGAAAGTCAGATGCATTCAAAAGTATCAATCTTGGTGA
- the TDEL0D05150 gene encoding uncharacterized protein (similar to Saccharomyces cerevisiae TBS1 (YBR150C) and HAL9 (YOL089C); ancestral locus Anc_3.109), with the protein MNGLNLFLKKDGSALQDQFWAENVVPTSSGTGNTGVRTNGQTHNGYHLNSCPQQGPVRSQAAGYASVPYNQLQQGAMQYSPMPLPPSIMAHSGAVMIGSGSSNPSSPQQSKKRVARACDHCRRRKIKCDPVNPQTNKCSNCTKYDANCTFRVRDDVEKRKRANEAIDGSGGVSEDLNILGFAPTPGMGQNGDEYHAGNMERFESMPFVPKCNERKADLSGKVEKLDKKVSVIADNLTKMRWMLERLVQGNEVISQPDNRLKSKPKQYSTTLLTPRILNWADKKLQTHQTENSIIAPIRELLTTTTKWHLLQMKAVTDFSVPFFKDGKYCLHPIPPRIQAKRIVESFRSAMLVASAPAIIMADYYSSLIDEYYTSECLSYAELLLVNASICFSASRMSVMNSSDSYRLRKDRYDPSKEELRKIEHDTLLNAIYYYNRVSVGGPSVTGVQGLLLLSVYLQETLDTELAYATHSTAVRFAVDLGLNQISSYVNLTMEEEVLRRSLWWLCCNCDKVFAVFLSRLTLIKDQDMDMLSDENYFEFAKRTLELKKPKFKDEIRKLPNLESCLSYMVDFCDFLPMHMSYFILKLIRFEEKIIENCFTVRSTVNCSFDNTIDRVLVLREDLDNWAKTLHPSMQLSSYKNYISLLYVRDGVDNPALTFETACSRVLRSHFRCMHARIVLSMFAVAFIVDNAAQSIGSRHQITSIHRLFVDDQVEYCVQMLKLFQMVDYERHLYNALLFSLLTGVFTLILYAIKNIDDEPNERMTEIIQLLIATHSHLVGDNAEYLVSDNYKWNTSVFFYTILLTRLLQSYNARHSRNKKPAFKLGIYDGMLEKIMRHADKLKNDSIDRMVSYMRDFNLTEDQSKVNFVEPSSHFFPLSQNSVPGIRDSTLRFFRSSEPFEILPTPSRGHKNLDEQVHQEESLFRTEGLSLSEYSDTFNPEAFAEELIGPDTIFSTVDVSGQNYEELQDSFYPYALFYDRDTRFSHVLADRLGQPRG; encoded by the coding sequence ATGAATGGTTTGAATCTGTTTTTAAAGAAGGATGGATCTGCCTTACAAGACCAGTTTTGGGCTGAGAACGTTGTGCCGACGTCGAGTGGTACCGGGAACACAGGTGTTCGTACCAATGGTCAAACGCATAATGGATATCATTTGAACAGCTGTCCTCAACAAGGGCCTGTGCGGTCTCAGGCGGCTGGATACGCAAGTGTACCGTATAATCAACTACAGCAGGGCGCGATGCAATACTCACCGATGCCCTTACCACCCTCTATCATGGCTCATAGTGGCGCTGTCATGATAGGATCGGGTAGTAGTAATCCTTCAAGTCCTCAGCAGTCGAAGAAACGGGTTGCTAGGGCGTGCGATCATTGtaggagaagaaagatcaagtgTGATCCAGTCAATCCGCAGACGAACAAGTGTAGTAACTGTACAAAGTATGATGCTAATTGCACTTTCAGAGTGCGTGATGATGTagagaaaaggaagagagCGAATGAGGCGATAGATGGGTCGGGAGGAGTCTCCGAGGATTTGAACATCTTAGGGTTTGCTCCCACGCCTGGGATGGGACAAAATGGAGATGAGTATCATGCAGGCAATATGGAAAGATTCGAATCGATGCCTTTTGTTCCTAAATGCAACGAGCGAAAAGCAGACCTGTCCGGTAAGGTGGAAAAGCTTGATAAGAAAGTGTCTGTTATTGCTGATAATCTGACCAAAATGAGGTGGATGCTAGAAAGACTAGTCCAGGGCAATGAGGTAATCAGCCAGCCTGACAACCGATTGAAATCGAAACCAAAGCAATACTCCACAACTCTACTGACACCACGGATATTGAATTGGGCAGATAAGAAGTTACAAACTCACCAGACGGAAAATTCAATAATAGCTCCAATTAGAGAACTTTTGACGACAACCACGAAGTGGCATCTTCTGCAAATGAAGGCTGTGACAGATTTCTCGGTGccctttttcaaagatgggAAGTACTGTTTACATCCAATACCACCGAGAATTCAGGCTAAACGTATTGTTGAATCTTTCAGATCTGCTATGTTGGTCGCATCCGCCCCGGCAATAATTATGGCAGACTATTACTCCTCACtaattgatgaatactACACATCAGAGTGCCTATCCTACGCGGAGTTATTACTGGTAAACGCTAGCATCTGCTTCAGTGCCTCAAGGATGAGCGTTATGAACTCTAGTGATTCCTATCGTCTCAGAAAAGACAGATACGATCCCAGTAAAGAAGAACTTCGTAAGATTGAGCACGATACCTTGCTGAATGCTATTTATTACTACAATCGAGTGTCAGTTGGAGGACCTAGTGTGACCGGGGTACAAGGACTGCTATTGCTAAGTGtttatttacaagaaaCACTGGATACTGAACTTGCGTATGCAACACACTCAACTGCCGTAAGGTTCGCTGTCGATTTAGGCTTGAATCAAATATCGTCATACGTTAATTTGACTATGGAGGAGGAAGTCCTGAGAAGAAGCTTATGGTGGCTTTGCTGCAATTGTGATAAAGTGTTCGCTGTTTTCTTGTCGCGCCTCACCTTGATTAAAGATCAGGACATGGATATGCTTTCAGATGAAAATTATTTCGAGTTTGCTAAGAGGACTCTTGAGCTGAAAAAACCTAAGTTCAAGGACGAAATCAGAAAGCTGCCCAATTTAGAAAGCTGCTTGAGTTATATGGTTGATTTTTGTGATTTTTTGCCTATGCATATGTCCTATTTCATTTTAAAGCTTATAAGATTTGAGGAAAAGATAATCGAGAATTGTTTTACTGTCAGAAGTACTGTAAATTGTTCATTTGATAATACTATCGATAGGGTATTAGTTTTACGTGAAGATCTGGATAACTGGGCTAAAACATTGCATCCGtcaatgcaattgagcAGCTACAAAAATTACATCTCTTTACTATATGTTCGAGATGGAGTAGACAATCCAGCCCTTACATTTGAGACCGCTTGTTCCCGTGTACTTCGAAGCCACTTTCGCTGCATGCATGCAAGAATTGTGCTAAGCATGTTTGCAGTGGCTTTTATTGTCGATAATGCCGCACAATCCATAGGATCTCGTCACCAAATCACCAGCATTCATCGATTGTTTGTTGACGATCAGGTGGAGTACTGTGTGCAAatgttgaaactttttcAGATGGTGGATTATGAGAGGCATCTCTATAATGCGCTACTGTTCTCACTATTAACAGGTGTCTTCACGCTTATCCTCTACGCCATAAAGAATATCGACGATGAACCGAATGAACGAATGACTGAAATTATTCAACTTTTAATAGCGACGCACTCTCACTTGGTGGGAGATAATGCCGAGTACTTGGTCTCTGATAATTACAAATGGAATACGTCAGTATTCTTTTACACAATACTACTAACCAGACTACTTCAGAGCTACAATGCCCGCCACTCACGGAACAAAAAGCCTGCTTTTAAGCTTGGGATCTATGATGGTATGCTAGAAAAAATAATGCGCCATGCGGATAAGCTCAAGAATGATTCCATCGATCGTATGGTCTCTTATATGAGAGATTTCAATTTAACTGAGGATCAGAGTAAAGTCAATTTTGTAGAACCCAGTTCGCACTTCTTTCCCCTTTCGCAAAATTCAGTTCCGGGCATTAGAGATTCCACACTAAGATTTTTCAGGTCTTCAGAACCTTTTGAGATCTTACCTACACCTAGTAGAGGGCACAAGAATTTGGATGAGCAGGTCCATCAGGAAGAATCTTTATTTCGTACTGAGGGCTTGAGTTTGTCAGAGTATTCTGACACATTTAACCCCGAAGCATTCGCCGAAGAACTCATAGGACCTGATACCATCTTTTCCACGGTTGATGTTTCTGGCCAGAACTATGAAGAATTGCAGGACTCATTCTACCCTTACGCGTTGTTTTATGATAGAGATACAAGGTTTTCACACGTTTTAGCTGACCGACTAGGCCAACCACGCGGTTAA
- the ARA1 gene encoding D-arabinose 1-dehydrogenase (NAD(P)(+)) ARA1 (similar to Saccharomyces cerevisiae ARA1 (YBR149W); ancestral locus Anc_3.108): protein MLHPKSTEISFLLNNGVRMPAIGLGTANPPEKLAETKQAVKAAVKAGYRNIDTAWAYGSEPFVGEAIKELIEEGAIKREDLFITSKVWPVLWDDAERSLQESLKSLGVDYIDLWLQHWPLCYNRREDPHGINGLARNPEKADGSPDFNEKADWLDTYKQMERIYSNPKDNRVRAIGVSNFPVEYLKRVLKECPVKPVLNQVEMHPRLPQFELNEFCHDNDIKLTAYSPLGSHGAPMVKHPLIKEMSQKYKASENDILTSFHIRQGNTVVPRSINSVRIASNIEFVPLSKDDLDKLKDLGRTEPKRFINEKWNAAVPGFSGTGPKI, encoded by the coding sequence ATGTTGCACCCAAAGAGTactgaaatttcatttttaTTGAACAATGGCGTAAGGATGCCTGCCATTGGGCTGGGGACTGCCAATCCTCCAGAGAAGCTTGCAGAAACTAAACAGGCTGTCAAGGCTGCAGTTAAGGCTGGTTACAGAAATATAGACACTGCATGGGCCTATGGATCCGAACCATTTGTCGGTGAAGCAATCAAGGAATTAATTGAGGAAGGTGCCATTAAGAGAGAGGATTTGTTCATAACCAGTAAAGTGTGGCCTGTGCTTTGGGACGACGCCGAAAGATCTCTGCAagagtctttgaagagtCTAGGTGTTGATTACATTGACTTGTGGTTGCAACACTGGCCACTATGTTACAACAGGAGAGAAGACCCTCATGGTATCAACGGTCTGGCCAGAAACCCTGAGAAGGCCGATGGTAGTCcagatttcaatgaaaaagcTGACTGGCTAGACACATACAAGCAGATGGAGCGCATATATTCCAACCCTAAAGATAACCGTGTAAGGGCCATCGGTGTTTCTAACTTCCCTGTTGAGTATTTGAAAAGGGTTCTGAAGGAATGCCCTGTCAAGCCAGTTTTAAACCAAGTTGAAATGCATCCACGTTTGCCCCAATTTGAATTGAACGAATTTTGCCATGATAATGATATTAAACTGACTGCTTACTCGCCACTAGGGTCCCATGGTGCCCCAATGGTGAAGCACCCATTGATCAAGGAGATGAGCCAGAAGTACAAGGCTTCTGAAAATGATATTTTGACCTCTTTCCATATCAGACAAGGTAACACCGTTGTCCCTAGGTCAATTAACTCCGTGAGAATTGCCTCTAACATTGAGTTTGTACCCTTGAGTAAGGATGACCTCgataaattgaaagatttgggACGCACTGAACCAAAGAGATTTATTAATGAGAAATGGAACGCAGCAGTCCCAGGTTTCAGCGGTACTGGCCCTAAGATTTAA
- the MSH2 gene encoding mismatch repair ATPase MSH2 (similar to Saccharomyces cerevisiae MSH2 (YOL090W); ancestral locus Anc_3.107): MSSTRPDLKFSDISEERGFYKRFVSLPEKPSSTVRIVDKGDYYTVIGEDAHFVADNVYHTQSVLKDCKVDGVVAKEFKGPMKYVTVSPQVASSLLKTCLLDLNYKVEIYDKSWKLLKSASPGNIEQVQDIMNVAVDSSIVMASLKLQFNSQEGFCVIGVSFVDTSDYKIGMLDIIDNEVFSNLESFLIQLGVRECLLPDLSKNENLNSEMKKICSVIERCNCVATFIKSQDFSEKNVEIDLTKLVGDELSLSLSKYSNLALGACGALLGYLQLLSDQDQIGKYEVMQHSLEEFIKLDASAIKALNLFPQNNSQSLTISGPNASFGSLGSNRSKITSLFQLLNNCKTNAGVRLLNEWLKQPLTDVEKITKRHILVEYLIDQLELRQMLQSDYLPAIPDVRRITKKLMGSSNLEGVLKIYQFCKKIPEITQLLESFLSDDQVQNEVKNLIKAVWLDPLLAQTGPLASLEEMVETTVDLEVFEQSNEYMIKVEFNEELARIRDQLDSLRDQINAIHMESAEDLGFDPEKKLKLENHHIHGWCMRLTRNDAKELRKRKEYMELSTVKAGIYFSTKKLKEIANETATLQKEYEKQQSTLVKEIVSITLTYSPVLERLSLILANLDVLCSFAHASSYAPIPYIRPIMHGLNTQRKTRLTNSRHPVLEMQDDVAFISNDVLLEDDVANFLIITGPNMGGKSTYIRQVGVISLMAQIGCFVPCEEAEIAVVDAILCRVGAGDSQLKGVSTFMVEMLETASILKNATKNSLIIVDELGRGTSTYDGFGLAWAIAEFIAGKIGCFALFATHFHELTALSDKLSNVQNMHVVAHIEKGDSNHNDSDDITLLYKVEPGISDQSFGIHVAEVVQFPQKIIKMAKRKAEELESLKHYNREIKKAKLTSEELSHGNKCLKILLKDWVRQVKEQGLDKPENLSDENSQEKIQQLLRSLAKEAQKNNDKYLQYVSEILL, translated from the coding sequence ATGTCATCTACAAGACCAGACTTAAAGTTTTCTGATATCTCTGAGGAGCGTGGATTCTATAAAAGATTTGTGAGCCTACCAGAAAAGCCTTCTTCAACCGTAAGAATAGTGGATAAGGGAGATTACTACACCGTTATCGGGGAAGATGCACATTTTGTGGCAGATAATGTATATCATACACAGTCTGTGTTGAAAGATTGCAAAGTTGATGGGGTAGTAGCGAAGGAATTCAAGGGCCCAATGAAATATGTTACGGTATCACCTCAGGTTGCCAGTAGCTTACTGAAGACGTGCCTTTTGGATCTCAACTACAAGGTAGAGATTTACGATAAATCGTggaagcttttgaagagtgCATCCCCTGGAAATATCGAACAAGTACAGGATATAATGAATGTTGCCGTGGACTCATCAATAGTCATGGCAAGCTTGAAGCTACAGTTCAATTCGCAGGAAGGTTTTTGCGTTATTGGAGTGTCATTTGTTGATACTAGTGATTATAAAATTGGGATGCTTGATATTATAGACAATGAGGTTTTCTCGAACTTAGAGAGTTTTCTGATCCAGTTAGGTGTGAGAGAGTGTTTGCTGCCGGATTTGTCTAAAAACGAAAACCTGAATAGtgaaatgaagaagatctgTAGTGTTATTGAACGCTGCAACTGCGTGGCAACATTCATTAAGAGCcaagatttttcagaaaAAAATGTAGAGATTGATTTGACTAAACTTGTGGGTGATGAACTATCGCTCTCCTTGTCGAAATACTCCAACTTGGCACTAGGCGCGTGCGGAGCCCTTCTAGGTTATTTGCAATTGCTAAGTGATCAGGACCAAATTGGCAAATATGAAGTGATGCAGCACTCTTTGGAGGAGTTCATAAAATTGGACGCTTCTGCGATAAAAGCATTAAATCTTTTCCCACAAAATAATTCGCAGTCATTAACTATATCTGGGCCGAATGCTTCCTTCGGGAGCTTAGGTTCCAATAGAAGTAAGATTACATCATTGTTTCAGTTACTAAACAATTGTAAAACCAACGCTGGTGTGAGACTACTAAATGAATGGCTAAAACAACCACTGACTGATGTAgaaaaaattacaaaaagGCATATTCTTGTGGAATATTTGATCGATCAATTAGAACTAAGACAAATGCTACAATCTGACTACTTACCAGCAATTCCTGACGTTCGTCGGATCACTAAGAAATTAATGGGGAGCAGTAATCTCGAAGGAGTGTTAAAGATTTATcaattttgcaagaagaTTCCAGAGATAACGCAGCTGTTGGAGTCCTTTTTGAGTGATGATCAGGTGCAGAACGAAGTTAAAAATTTAATTAAGGCTGTCTGGTTGGACCCTTTATTGGCCCAAACGGGTCCACTTGCTAGTttagaagaaatggttGAAACCACGGTTGACTTAGAGGTCTTTGAACAATCCAACGAATACATGATCAAGGTAGAATTCAACGAGGAGCTCGCTCGAATCAGAGATCAACTAGATTCACTAAGGGATCAAATCAATGCCATACATATGGAATCCGCAGAAGATCTCGGTTTTGACCCAGAGAAGAAGCTAAAATTGGAGAACCATCACATACACGGATGGTGTATGAGATTGACCCGTAACGATGCCAAGGAGTTGCGTAAACGTAAGGAGTATATGGAGTTGTCGACCGTGAAGGCTGGTATTTATTTCAGTACTAAGAAGCTCAAGGAAATAGCTAATGAGACTGCAACTCTCCAGAAGGAATATGAAAAACAGCAATCTACACTggtcaaagagattgtcaGCATAACGCTCACTTACAGCCCAGTACTTGAACGTTTATCACTGATCTTAGCCAATCTCGACGTTTTGTGCTCATTTGCGCATGCATCCTCCTACGCTCCTATTCCCTATATCAGACCCATAATGCATGGACTCAACACTCAAAGAAAGACACGTTTGACTAATTCGAGACATCCAGTCCTTGAAATGCAGGACGATGTCGCATTTATCTCCAATGACGTATTACTGGAGGACGACGTGGCTAATTTCCTAATCATTACGGGACCAAACATGGGCGGTAAATCTACCTACATCAGACAAGTCGGTGTCATTTCACTGATGGCTCAAATCGGTTGCTTCGTTCCTTGCGAAGAAGCAGAGATCGCCGTAGTTGACGCAATTCTGTGCAGAGTCGGTGCAGGAGACTCCCAATTGAAAGGAGTATCAACATTCATGGTAGAGATGTTGGAGACCGCTTCGATTCTAAAAAATGCTACTAAGAACTCTCTCATTATTGTGGACGAATTAGGTCGTGGTACTAGCACGTACGATGGTTTCGGGCTTGCATGGGCAATTGCAGAATTCATAGCAGGCAAGATTGGCTGCTTCGCACTGTTTGCAACCCATTTCCACGAGCTAACAGCATTGTCGGACAAGCTATCCAATGTGCAAAATATGCATGTTGTAGCACATATCGAGAAAGGCGACTCAAATCACAACGACAGTGACGATATTACGCTACTTTACAAGGTCGAGCCTGGCATTTCAGACCAGTCGTTCGGAATCCATGTTGCGGAAGTCGTTCAATTTCCGCAAAAGATCATCAAGATGGCCAAGCGCAAGGCCGAAGAGCTCGAAAGTCTGAAGCACTATAACAGAGAGATCAAAAAGGCTAAGTTAACGTCAGAGGAACTTTCGCATGGTAACAAATGCTTAAAGATTTTGCTAAAGGACTGGGTACGCCAAGTCAAAGAGCAAGGTCTCGATAAACCGGAAAATCTGTCGGATGAAAATTCCCAGGAAAAGATACAGCAATTGCTACGTTCCCTCGccaaagaagctcaaaagAACAATGACAAATATCTGCAATACGTGTCCGAAATTTTACTGTGA